The Coregonus clupeaformis isolate EN_2021a chromosome 13, ASM2061545v1, whole genome shotgun sequence genome includes a region encoding these proteins:
- the LOC121579481 gene encoding peptidyl-prolyl cis-trans isomerase FKBP2 isoform X1 produces MRLCLLFVVTLLSLAPAVRGGDKKKLQIGIKKRVDNCPIKSRKGDVLNMHYTGKLEDGTEFDSSIPRNQPFTFTLGTGQVIKGWDQGLLGMCEGEKRKLVIPSELGYGDRGAPPKIPGGATLIFEVELLSIERRSDL; encoded by the exons ATGAGGCTGTGTCTGCTATTTGTGGTCACTCTGTTGTCCTTGGCCCCGGCAGTTCGTGGTGGTGACAAAAAGAAGCTCCAAATTGGCATCAAGAAAAGAGTTGACAACTGCCCCATCAAGTCACGTAAAGGGGATGTGCTGAACATGCACTACACT GGAAAGCTGGAGGATGGAACAGAGTTTGACAGCAGCATTCCAAGGAACCAGCCCTTCACCTTTACTCTGGGAACTGGACAAGTCATCAAAGGCTGGGACCAGGGCCTGCTCGG AAtgtgtgagggagagaagaggaaactGGTCATCCCCTCTGAGCTTG GATACGGAGACAGAGGAGCGCCTCCTAAGATTCCAG GTGGTGCCACTCTCATTTTTGAAGTGGAACTGCTCAGCATCGAGAGGAGGTCTGACTTGTAG
- the LOC121579481 gene encoding peptidyl-prolyl cis-trans isomerase FKBP2 isoform X2 → MHYTGKLEDGTEFDSSIPRNQPFTFTLGTGQVIKGWDQGLLGMCEGEKRKLVIPSELGYGDRGAPPKIPGGATLIFEVELLSIERRSDL, encoded by the exons ATGCACTACACT GGAAAGCTGGAGGATGGAACAGAGTTTGACAGCAGCATTCCAAGGAACCAGCCCTTCACCTTTACTCTGGGAACTGGACAAGTCATCAAAGGCTGGGACCAGGGCCTGCTCGG AAtgtgtgagggagagaagaggaaactGGTCATCCCCTCTGAGCTTG GATACGGAGACAGAGGAGCGCCTCCTAAGATTCCAG GTGGTGCCACTCTCATTTTTGAAGTGGAACTGCTCAGCATCGAGAGGAGGTCTGACTTGTAG
- the LOC121579482 gene encoding protein phosphatase 1 regulatory subunit 14B-like — MATLTSQDSTAQARVYFQTPPGTEDTEVVQKQGRVTVKYDRKELRKRLNLEEWIIEQLTDLYDCEEEEIPELEIDVDELLDMPTDGDRASRVKGLLVDCYKPTDDFVTTLLEKVKGLQKLSTPPKKNEKSPP; from the exons ATGGCGACGTTAACAAGCCAGGACTCAACCGCTCAAGCGCGGGTTTATTTCCAAACGCCTCCCGGTACCGAGGACACAGAAGTCGTCCAAAAGCAAGGACGGGTAACCGTGAAATACGATAGAAAAGAGCTGAGGAAGCGACTCAATTTGGAGGAGTGGATAATTGAGCAGTTAACGGATTTATATGACTGTGAG GAGGAGGAGATTCCGGAGTTGGAGATTGACGTGGATGAGCTGTTGGATATGCCCACTGATGGAGACCGGGCCTCCAGGGTCAAG GGTTTGTTGGTTGACTGTTACAAACCTACAGAT GACTTTGTCACGACTCTCCTAGAGAAGGTTAAAGGTCTGCAGAAACTCAGCACTCCGCCCAAAAAGAATGAAAAATCTCCTCCTTAG